In Hermetia illucens chromosome 1, iHerIll2.2.curated.20191125, whole genome shotgun sequence, one genomic interval encodes:
- the LOC119655530 gene encoding uncharacterized protein LOC119655530 → MTAPNRHMHDALNHELQKEQQYDIETLAETVRTNVPQLNQQQKIAYNTLIEAVNSGSGGIYFLDAPGGTGKTFLISLLLARIRSRNDVALALASSGRAATLLEGERTAHSALKLPLNMQITETPICNIAKNSGMAKILQVCKLIVWEECTMARKGSLEALDRTLKDLRDNQNIFGGAMILLSGDFRQTLPVIPRSTVADELCMPKIIEFVAVCKDTPINN, encoded by the coding sequence ATGACAGCACCAAATCGTCATATGCACGATGCATTAAACCACGAGTTGCAAAAAGAACAACAGTACGACATTGAAACATTGGCCGAAACAGTTCGTACAAATGTTCCACAAttaaatcaacaacaaaaaattgcGTACAACACTTTGATAGAAGCTGTGAACAGTGGATCTGGTGGAATTTATTTCCTTGATGCTCCCGGAGGAACCGGAAAAACGTTCTTAATTTCATTGCTTTTGGCGAGAATCAGATCGCGAAATGATGTTGCTCTAGCGTTGGCTTCATCTGGAAGAGCTGCGACTCTGCTAGAAGGCGAGCGAACTGCACATTCTGCCTTGAAATTACCATTAAACATGCAAATCACCGAAACGCCAATTTGCAACATCGCTAAAAATAGCGGAATGGCCAAGATCCTACAGGTATGCAAATTGATTGTTTGGGAGGAATGCACAATGGCCCGTAAGGGGTCACTGGAGGCACTGGACAGAACGTTGAAAGATCTTCGTgacaaccaaaatatttttgGTGGGGCCATGATTCTGTTGTCAGGTGATTTCCGTCAGACTCTTCCGGTTATTCCCCGATCAACTGTTGCTGATGAACTATGCATGCCTAAAATCATCGAATTTGTAGCAGTATGTAAAGACACTCCAATTAACAACTAA